A genome region from Rhinopithecus roxellana isolate Shanxi Qingling chromosome 10, ASM756505v1, whole genome shotgun sequence includes the following:
- the TIGAR gene encoding fructose-2,6-bisphosphatase TIGAR, giving the protein MARFALTVVRHGETRFNKEKIIQGQGVDVPLSETGFRQAAAAGIFLNNVKFTHAFSSDLMRTKQTMHGILEKSKVCKDMTVKYDSRLRERKYGVVEGKALSEMRAMAKAAREECPVFTPPGGETLDQVKMRGIDFFEFLCQLILKEADQKEQFSQGSPGNCLETSLAEIFPLGKNRSSEVNSDSGVPGLAASVLVVSHGAYMRSLFDYFLTDLKCSLPATLRRSEVMSVTPNTGMSLFIINFEEGREVKPTVQCICMNLQDHLNGLTETR; this is encoded by the exons GACAAGGAGTAGATGTACCTCTTTCGGAAACTGGATTTAGACAAGCAGCAGCTGCTGGTATATTTCTGAATAATGTGAAGTTTACTCATGCTTTCTCCAGTGATCTCATGAGGACAAAGcag ACCATGCATGGAATTTTGGAGAAAAGCAAAGTTTGCAAAGATATGACGGTAAAGTATGATTCAAGACTTCGGGAAAGG AAATACGGGGTTGTAGAAGGCAAAGCGCTAAGTGAGATGAGGGCCATGGCCAAAGCAGCCAGGGAGGAGTGCCCTGTGTTTACACCGCCCGGAGGAGAGACGCTGGACCAG gtGAAAATGCGTGGAATAGacttttttgaatttctttgtcAGCTAATCCTGAAAGAAGCAGATCAAAAAGAACAGTTTTCCCAAGGATCTCCAGGCAACTGTCTGGAAACTTCTTTGGCAGAGATATTTCCTTTAGGAAAAAATCGCAGCTCTGAAGTTAATTCAGACAGTGGTGTTCCAGGATTAGCAGCCAGTGTCTTAGTTGTGAGTCACGGTGCTTACATGAGAAGTCTGTTTGATTATTTTCTGACTGACCTTAAGTGTTCCTTACCAGCCACTCTGCGCAGATCCGAAGTTATGTCAGTTACTCCCAATACAGGGATGAGTCTCTTTATCATAAACtttgaggaaggaagagaagttaAACCAACGGTTCAGTGTATTTGTATGAACCTACAGGATCATCTAAATGGACTGACTGAAACTCGCTAA